In Streptomyces nojiriensis, one genomic interval encodes:
- a CDS encoding NADH-quinone oxidoreductase subunit J family protein: protein MAEAATTTGPGFLSPAGVEIAFLLVGLATLGAALVTVTTKQLVHAALWLVVALGGIAVEYLLLTAEFIAWVQVLIYLGSVVVLLLFGLMLTKAPIGRSPDADSGNRWIALGVAVVAAVSLVWVVVDAFRTTWIDLDGPAQGSTKVSGEILFQHWVLPFEALSVLLLAALIGAIVLSRRNEPTDATDASDKGQR from the coding sequence CTGGCCGAAGCCGCCACCACCACCGGGCCCGGCTTCCTCTCCCCGGCCGGCGTCGAGATCGCCTTCCTCCTCGTCGGACTCGCCACCCTCGGCGCGGCCCTCGTCACGGTCACCACCAAGCAGCTGGTGCACGCCGCCCTGTGGCTGGTCGTCGCGCTCGGCGGCATCGCCGTCGAGTACCTGCTGCTGACCGCCGAGTTCATCGCCTGGGTCCAGGTCCTCATCTACCTCGGCTCCGTGGTCGTCCTCCTCCTCTTCGGGCTGATGCTCACCAAGGCCCCCATCGGCCGCTCCCCGGACGCCGACTCCGGCAACCGCTGGATCGCGCTCGGCGTCGCCGTCGTCGCGGCCGTGTCGCTGGTCTGGGTGGTCGTCGACGCCTTCCGCACCACCTGGATCGACCTCGACGGACCGGCCCAGGGCTCCACCAAGGTCTCCGGCGAGATCCTCTTCCAGCACTGGGTGCTGCCGTTCGAGGCGCTCTCCGTCCTCCTCCTCGCAGCCCTGATCGGCGCCATCGTGCTGTCCCGCAGGAACGAACCCACCGACGCCACCGACGCCAGCGACAAGGGGCAGCGCTGA
- the nuoK gene encoding NADH-quinone oxidoreductase subunit NuoK, which translates to MHLAYPAVLAALLFCTGLYGVLARRNAILVLMSVELMLNAVNLNLVAFDVWLRDALHAGQALTLFTIAIAAAEIGIGLAIVLMVYRNRGTSDVDRLRDTAEGHEPAANNQSEVTA; encoded by the coding sequence ATGCACCTCGCCTACCCCGCCGTACTCGCGGCGCTCCTCTTCTGCACGGGCCTGTACGGGGTACTCGCCCGCCGCAACGCCATCCTGGTCCTGATGTCCGTCGAGCTGATGCTCAACGCCGTCAACCTCAACCTGGTGGCCTTCGACGTCTGGCTGCGCGACGCCCTGCACGCCGGCCAGGCCCTCACCCTCTTCACCATCGCGATCGCCGCCGCCGAGATCGGCATCGGCCTCGCGATCGTGCTGATGGTGTACCGCAACCGGGGCACCTCCGACGTCGACCGGCTGCGCGACACCGCCGAAGGCCACGAGCCCGCCGCGAACAACCAGAGCGAGGTCACCGCGTGA